The following are encoded in a window of Fulvia fulva chromosome 7, complete sequence genomic DNA:
- a CDS encoding D-xylose 1-dehydrogenase (NADP(+)) has protein sequence MSKFQLKWGILATGGIAETFSRDLWPNPEIRGVKDIEHVVVAAASSSSADRAKSFLKEVRAPDTAKAYGSYKELVQDPNVDIIYVATPHSHHYQNARLCLEAGKNVLCEKAFTTNAAQTAELIKIAKEKNLFLMEAVWTRYFPLSIYVRDLIASGKIGNVYRCIADNSIALDPENSFPDDKHRMVNVDLAGGALLDLGIYSLTWVFQTLYHTQKNPQAPKVVSQINKYRTGADEETSMLLTFPREGLPPAHGIATTSLRLSSDADKKGTTGASIRISGDKGEILVFPPAYRPTKTKLVLFDGTVEEKDWPQPGPAKSEGWKNGFGGEFNPDSHGHGMFWEADECAYAIRDGRKEGRYESLQESLVIMQVMDEVRNQNDMTYPEKIETTKYPVDL, from the exons ATGTCGAAATTCCAGCTCAAATGGGGCATCCTAGCCACTGGCGGCATCGCAGAGACCTTCTCCCGTGACCTTTGGCCAAACCCAGAGATCAGAGGTGTCAAGGACATTGAGCACGTTGTCGTTGCAGCGGCATCGTCTTCGTCTGCGGATCGGGCCAAGAGTTTCCTGAAAGAGGTCAGAGCACCAGATACAGCAAAGGCATATGGGTCATACAAGGAGCTCGTGCAAGATCCCAACGTAGACATTATCTACGTTGCGACTCCTCATAGCCATCATTACCAGAATGCCAGGCTCTGTCTCGAAGCTGGAAAGAATGTGCTTTGCGAGAAGGCATTCACGACCAATGCTGCGCAGACCGCAGAGTTGATCAAGATTGCGAAGGAGAAGAACTTGTTCTTGATGGAAGCT GTCTGGACTCGATACTTCCCACTCTCAATATACGTCCGCGACCTCATTGCTTCCGGCAAAATTGGCAACGTCTACAGATGCATCGCTGACAACAGCATTGCACTCGACCCAGAGAACAGCTTCCCAGACGACAAGCACCGCATGGTGAATGTCGATCTCGCTGGAGGAGCACTTCTCGATCTTGGTATCTACTCTTTAACCTGGGTGTTCCAAACTCTTTACCACACACAAAAGAACCCTCAGGCACCGAAAGTTGTCAGTCAGATCAACAAGTACCGCACTGGTGCTGATGAGGAGACCTCCATGCTCTTGACATTCCCACGAGAGGGACTTCCTCCCGCTCACGGTATTGCAACGACCAGTCTGCGTCTCTCGTCCGACGCAGACAAGAAGGGCACTACTGGTGCATCCATCCGCATATCAGGAGACAAGGGCGAGATTCTCGTCTTCCCTCCCGCGTACCGACCCACCAAGACCAAGCTCGTGTTGTTCGACGGTACTGTAGAAgagaaggattggcctcagcCAGGCCCTGCGAAGAGCGAGGGCTGGAAGAATGGCTTTGGAGGGGAGTTCAACCCTGACAGCCATGGACACGGCATGTTCTGGGAGGCCGACGAGTGTGCGTACGCGATAAGGGATGGTCGCAAGGAAGGTCGGTACGAGAGTTTGCAAGAGTCGTTGGTGATTATGCAAGTCATGGATGAGGTGAGAAACCAGAACGATATGACATACCCGGAGAAGATTGAGACGACGAAGTATCCTGTGGATCTGTAA
- a CDS encoding Leucine-rich repeat-containing protein 40 — protein sequence MDAPKPALKRPSALPRPGSRLPAPKTRPSSSTRRAAPPQQPPPSDVSIPAVPPPKGTIGTTSRLTKRLSTSSLSRAAQSDAKPAAAPTKPVASRTNLPAAGSSSRYGIKPAIGGTSASRVKPPLNTKSSIASLRPPVNGGDDEHNDRLGSLGSFRAASRQASRQGYRGETFEEAIAEPQEYVEPDHDVPPVPQRKTSRPSLSERTIESLQSLPSTPKERRRSSFFNPVESPMAPPLPPPGSSLSRNGSNGSRPGTSDGTFGGPNIKPTSPSKKPPASAQPASRVGSRLPSFGSAAATRRSVSGSFASRLQGAKPAGTPRASSPPKQAIAAASNVKAPIGNRTIATSRPSKPKPALGDAFKSPAKRLTVDTTKPAVAPSEPKRVVSNSSAALREQIAAAKAAARKEKAAKHDSPQDTSAAAVVGAADDNFEMHKNPFNAPKDEKHILKNRINVARSDGKLNIAGLDLKQIPEEVRQMYGAAAMEASNINWAELVDLTKLFAANNKLEVLEDVDFPDLSADELAADEHSEGNQFGGLELLDFHDNLLERLPMGLRRLERLTVLNVAHNKLDNGAFDVISQIKTLKDLKLGNNNLSGSLPASVCELPALEVLDLQANRLLSLPEALRDLVSLRVLNVSGNQLTALPMEALQQLPLTELDASSNALIASLFPLGGPSGHPTLQFLNVANNSLAALTFEEKLDMPRMVSLDVTNNHLTGLPPVSGWNSLFTLAVGDNKVTDLPKGFTSLMKLRNVSLTGNELRALDPEIANMEGLESLILAANPLREKRFLSMTATDIKQELRARLAPEDNGFETDEPTSPITVIGDNEVSASMWSLQGNGVLDLASKDLSDDLNTTLGSFLRSEEVKQIRLHHNRITCIPPALWMGQDLRVLDLSHNVLAADYLSDELELPALQELNLSTCKLTSLQPLVTQLMAPNLRELNICANRISGLLPALHKSFPALRTLFASDNKIRTINADSLRGLITVNLADNDIESLPAELGLLWDEGLKNLELSNNAFRVPNRQLLQKGTEATLRWLRDKLPASSVAGED from the coding sequence ATGGATGCACCAAAACCAGCTCTCAAGCGCCCGTCTGCTCTGCCTCGTCCGGGCTCGCGATTGCCAGCCCCGAAGACTAGACCCTCCAGCTCGACTCGGCGCGCCGCCCCACCCCAACAACCACCTCCCTCAGATGTATCCATACCAGCAGTACCGCCGCCGAAAGGGACTATCGGAACTACATCCAGACTCACCAAACGGCTGTCGACATCCTCACTGTCGCGTGCTGCACAGTCAGATGCCAAACCAGCGGCGGCCCCCACCAAGCCAGTCGCCTCCCGCACTAATCTACCAGCAGCTGGCAGCAGCAGCAGATATGGCATCAAACCAGCAATTGGAGGCACTTCAGCATCACGTGTCAAGCCGCCCTTGAACACAAAGTCGTCTATAGCAAGTCTCAGACCACCAGTCAATGGCGGTGATGACGAGCACAACGATCGACTGGGCTCTCTCGGCAGCTTTCGTGCCGCCTCACGCCAGGCTTCTCGTCAAGGCTATCGTGGCGAGACGTTCGAAGAGGCTATAGCAGAGCCTCAGGAATATGTCGAGCCCGATCACGATGTGCCGCCAGTGCCGCAGAGGAAGACTTCCAGGCCGTCACTGTCCGAACGAACGATTGAAAGTCTGCAATCTCTCCCATCAACGCCAAAGGAGCGCCGGCGATCCAGCTTCTTCAATCCCGTCGAAAGTCCCATGGCTCCTCCTCTTCCACCGCCGGGCTCCAGTTTGAGCCGGAATGGAAGCAACGGTAGCAGACCCGGAACCAGCGACGGCACTTTCGGGGGACCAAACATAAAGCCGACCTCACCATCGAAGAAGCCTCCTGCCAGCGCACAGCCTGCTTCACGAGTCGGCAGCAGACTCCCTAGTTTTGGCTCTGCTGCAGCGACCCGGCGTAGTGTTAGCGGTTCATTCGCCAGCAGACTCCAGGGTGCCAAGCCTGCTGGAACGCCCCGAGCGAGCTCCCCGCCAAAACAAGCCATTGCCGCAGCGTCGAACGTGAAAGCTCCGATAGGCAACAGAACGATAGCAACGTCGCGCCCTTCGAAGCCAAAGCCAGCGCTGGGAGATGCCTTCAAGTCGCCTGCCAAGCGTCTGACAGTAGACACCACAAAGCCAGCGGTAGCACCAAGTGAGCCGAAGCGGGTGGTCTCGAATTCATCTGCCGCCTTGCGCGAGCAGATTGCTGCAGCAAAGGCCGCCGCACGCAAGGAGAAGGCGGCCAAGCACGACTCACCACAAGACACCTCTGCGGCAGCGGTCGTCGGGGCTGCTGACGACAACTTCGAGATGCACAAGAATCCTTTCAATGCGCCCAAGGACGAAAAGCACATCTTGAAGAATCGCATCAATGTCGCACGAAGCGATGGCAAGCTCAATATCGCAGGACTGGATCTCAAGCAGATACCAGAAGAGGTTCGTCAGATGTACGGCGCTGCTGCTATGGAAGCTAGCAATATCAACTGGGCCGAGCTTGTTGATTTGACCAAGCTGTTCGCTGCAAACAATAAGTTGGAGGTCTTGGAAGACGTCGACTTTCCCGATCTTTCGGCAGACGAGCTTGCGGCGGATGAGCACTCAGAAGGCAACCAGTTCGGTGGCCTAGAGCTGCTTGACTTTCATGACAACCTTCTGGAGAGACTTCCGATGGGTCTAAGACGGTTAGAGCGCCTCACGGTTCTGAATGTCGCGCACAATAAGCTTGACAACGGTGCCTTCGATGTCATCAGCCAGATCAAGACTCTGAAAGACCTCAAGCTGGGCAACAACAATCTTTCAGGCAGTCTACCAGCCAGTGTCTGCGAGTTGCCAGCGCTCGAGGTACTTGACTTGCAAGCCAACAGATTACTGAGCTTACCAGAAGCACTTCGCGACCTGGTGAGCTTGAGGGTGCTGAATGTATCCGGTAACCAGCTCACCGCGTTGCCTATGGAAGCTCTGCAGCAACTGCCTCTGACCGAACTAGACGCCAGCAGCAATGCTCTGATAGCTTCTCTGTTCCCTCTAGGAGGCCCGAGCGGACATCCTACACTACAGTTCCTGAACGTGGCGAACAATTCTCTCGCCGCACTAACGTTCGAAGAGAAGCTCGACATGCCCCGGATGGTCAGCCTAGATGTGACGAACAATCACCTCACTGGCCTACCGCCTGTGAGCGGCTGGAACAGCTTGTTCACCCTCGCAGTTGGTGACAATAAAGTCACGGACCTGCCGAAAGGCTTTACATCGCTGATGAAGCTTCGAAATGTCAGTCTCACCGGTAACGAGCTGCGTGCACTGGACCCCGAGATCGCGAACATGGAGGGGTTGGAGTCGCTCATACTTGCCGCCAACCCATTGCGAGAGAAGAGGTTCTTGAGCATGACCGCCACAGACATTAAGCAGGAGCTGAGGGCTAGGCTGGCGCCAGAAGATAACGGCTTCGAAACAGACGAGCCGACCAGCCCCATAACCGTCATAGGAGACAATGAGGTGTCGGCATCCATGTGGTCGCTCCAAGGCAACGGCGTGCTGGATCTGGCTTCGAAAGATCTTTCAGATGATCTCAACACGACGCTTGGCTCCTTCCTTCGCAGTGAAGAAGTCAAGCAGATACGTCTGCACCACAACCGCATTACTTGCATACCGCCCGCTCTCTGGATGGGCCAAGACCTGCGCGTACTGGACCTGTCGCACAATGTGCTCGCCGCGGACTACCTCTCGGATGAGCTTGAACTCCCAGCACTACAAGAGCTCAACCTGAGCACTTGCAAGCTGACTTCACTCCAGCCGCTTGTTACGCAGCTCATGGCGCCGAACCTAAGGGAGCTCAACATTTGCGCCAACCGCATATCAGGACTCCTCCCGGCCCTGCATAAATCGTTCCCAGCACTGAGGACGCTGTTTGCAAGCGACAACAAGATCAGAACCATCAACGCGGACTCTCTGCGCGGCTTGATCACTGTCAACCTGGCAGACAATGACATTGAGTCGCTTCCAGCGGAACTCGGTCTGTTGTGGGATGAAGGCCTGAAGAATCTGGAGCTCAGCAACAATGCCTTCCGTGTTCCGAATCGCCAACTTCTGCAGAAGGGCACGGAAGCTACACTCAGGTGGCTACGAGATAAGCTTCCGGCGAGCAGTGTTGCAGGTGAAGATTAG